In Brachypodium distachyon strain Bd21 chromosome 5, Brachypodium_distachyon_v3.0, whole genome shotgun sequence, the genomic window TGGGTTGGGCGCCCCCGATCAGGGCGCGTCAGATCTAGGCCCGGtgggccgttgggcccacacggTATGAGATCACTCTAACATGAAGTACTCAAATTATATAGCTTAAGGACAATGCTAAGGAGTCCTCATGCTacgcgcggcgatcgccctcgacatcaagcgcttggttgttcgcagagactcccaactcgtgatcaaccaggtaaacaaagactacgactgcccccagatggcagcgtacgtggaggaagtgcgaaaattggagtccaagttcaaaggactttgatttgagcacgtaaagcgcaagtacaactttgttgcggatgaactgtccaaatgggcagcggaacacagcaaggtgcctcctggggtgttcgtgcagaggcagtcgaagccctctgtcgaccccAAGACAGTCGttggggaagcccctccggcaactcaaggtgaccctgcagctgcagggaactatgccgccaagttggtggcataTACTAGCCGAGAGCTACCAccctgggggggggggggggacggatattattcgctacctcagggacggaccctcccggaagaagacattgccgcggagcgagtagcccaacaagctaagatgtacgccctggtggacaaagaactctaccggaggcgtcccaacggagtcatgctcctctgcgtgccccaagaggAAGGGCGCGCAttgctggaggatatacatcaaggcacatgctcacaccatgtggcctccagggcactagctgggaaagcgttccggcacggcttctactggccgacagcactagccgatgtcgaacaattagtcaagaccagtgaagcatgccagtttcacgccaagaagagcaaccaaccagcgcaagccctgcaagtcatcccgtcctcgtggccgttcgcagtctgggggctggacatcgtcagcaagctgccgagagcagttggcggctacgagtacttacTCGTggcatcgacaagttctcgaagtggatcgaggtggagcctgttctagccgtcacggcgcaggcggccatcatgttcttcaagggcattgtgtgccggtttggtgtgcctaacggcattatcaccaacggcacgcaattcactagtgcggtgttccaagcttactgcgaggacataggcactaagattcactttgcctctgttgctcatccgaggagcaatgagaaagttgagcgagccaacgcagaggtgctgatggggctcaagacgagaacctttgacaagctcaaaggccacgggaaacattgggttgaagaactccagcccgagCTGTGGTCAGTGCGGACCATAccgagtcgggcgacgggtcaaactccgtttgccctcgtcaacggggcagaagctgtgctgcccctcgagctcaagtatgggtcacctcgggtacgcgcgtacggcgacaagagccaacacacgcagaggattgatgaccttaccttcatcgaggagattctatgccgggctgctgtacgagctgcaagctaccagcagggactccgtcgttatcacgacaggagagtccgtccgcgagggctcgaggttggagacctcgtcctgcgccagatacaaggaacgaaggccgggaacaagttgactccaatctgggaaggccctttccgggtagtgcaggtgaccagactgggggttgtccggctggaaactgaagaagtcttgccggtgccccaatagttggaacatcgAGCACCTacacaagttctacccgttaaacggtggcgccttacccacgggtgacgctgcggtagtgtgcctctttaagctagtgtagccgggcaaggcccgattataatccgctagcacgaagttgaataaagataagtgttgcattggtaaatattgtgctttgctgtttgtgaatgcttctgtctcctgctctaggtgcacagaattgtctcctcatccttggctgtgagcaggggctgccggaaccccgaaaaccaagctcgttgccgggacgacccggaacgaggcctagcagttgccggacgTCCGCAACGTGCAACGTGCCAGTGAGGCACCATGGAAATGTAAAGATGCTCACAACCAggtctgaggtcgactcttctgtgcccaggggctaggaggcaggaggttatccagtttatactgtttttttcgtgcatttcgaattCTTTTTGCTATgtaccttgggcactgcaggaatctgacatgcaggatagagatgaggcgaaggcacactgtgatgctcgtgtgGTGGTCACGGGTGCcgtcgtcttgcgagtaagttgtacatatatggcaattactttgaggtttgatgcaggaaactgagacagggccagtgcctccacgcggcgactgGTGGTCCCGGGCGTGTGGAGGCAAGAGTAGCGCTTTGGCTATTTAAGGAGACCAGGGCAAGTGCAACGCCAGCAACGCgcaagaaggcaagagatgtcgcagagaggcgatggtggtgcatccctctgcgcttgtcgctgagggtgttcccaccatcgcggccctgccacatctcttacgAAACGACACCATAAATGGCGATGAGACAAGCGAGAGGTGTCGTAaagacgcggtggtggtgcatgcctccgcggctccgagggtgctgctggagggtgcactgccaccgcgtccttgccacggctctcagcAAGGTGCAACAAGTCCAAAAAAGACGGGAAGCTACGTATCtcattttgggtccttggtttttccctttagtaacactggtttgctggggtaagctcggtccccgcgttgccggagcgtaggaaggatacttgcggggtgaggacgcccccgacacgtggctcgcgggtccgtcccggaggcgtgcgcgctggagtagttaacccgcaagtggagtgacgagccgctgctgtttggtcctaggtcggcaccgcgggtccgtcccgggtccctagtctggccaagcacgtggttggcgagtccccgggtacgcaaggctaaaagacgagaaggacagagcccctccccggcaagctagtctgAGGCAAAGAAACAAGCAAAAGTAGCATTGGATATATATTGAAGCTTGAGCAAAACAAGTTAACGCGTAACACTGGTGATCacaagggaaagctaacataaaaagttctaaggcgccaTGCGCCACTTgtaggaaaataaaaaaggaaggaaactatgcgggaggtgctcccgAGGCGGCCTCAAGGCGGAGacgctggatctccagggagtagccggacagcaagtccgtcttctcctggagacgcccctggaacgagtccagagccgcctggtgctctTCCTCGCTCTTGGCATGCGCGGCtttcaccagctcgagctcccgctggtggtcttgctggagatcccacaACTGCTGGAGGACTACTGCCTCCAGCACACCTTGCACAGCAGGCGTAGCCCCGACCTGCCGTGCATGCTGGAGCTCCTCTcggagccgctgcagctcggtgcgctgctcATTCGCTTCCCGTCGTGCTGCGCCCAACTCCGCCACTACGCaggcgtggtgctgctgcgcgtcgttgaagaaatcgacgaacatccactgctgctgctggatgttgtcgatcacttggtgtccctgctCGAACACACTGCGGTCGAAGGTAATCCGACCCCAAGTCCGCCCGACGAGTTCCCCTACTCCCGGACTGAAGACGGCcccggcagaggaggaggaccccgccgcgaTCGTCTGCGATCCCGAGGGCGCGTCAAGATTTGGCGGCGCGCCCCCGGCTTGGCCAAGCCCCGCTGCTCCTTGCCCGTCCGAAAGGGGCGGGCTGGGGGCTTCTCCAGAGCGCTGCCGCCCGCCCcggctggcggaggctgctgcaTGTCACCCGCCTCAGATGGCGCCCCCTACGGCAGTGGTCACGGCCCAGCAGGCGCCGTAGCCGATTGCAGAAGGGCTTCAACGGAGGCAACTTCCGTcggagcatcgtcgtcgacctcaccggtgaggtcgattacCTGCACCTCTGTAGGcgcgggagcagccgcaacCGCTCCAGCAACTGCACAAGGAGCACCTGCGTTAAGTATGGGAAATGGCGCGAATAGATAGAAGATACGCTGGAACTCGCACGTACCTACCGCCGGGCCGTTGCCTCGCGAGCTCGAATCGGGGACCCTTGGGTCCCGAGCGGCCGCTGGCGTCGTCACAACCGCTGCGTCAGCGGCatcttggtcgccgccgcccgatgccgggcgaggcttcttggttggggctGCCGGTGACGCgctggtctgccccctcttcctcgacgaactgGAAAGCGCAAAAATAGATTAGTcaggcacaaaataatttcgtgAAATTAAAGTTGTTCTGGACAACATTGGACTTACCCCGCCGGTTTGAgtttgagcaccctgtccgccaggatgctcctcgccggagggccgcttcgcgcggggggagctgtcggagtCGCCGGGGTGGTCGGCGCGGCAGCTGCAgccgcatcgccgccgccggaggcacCAACCCCCGCGTCGCCGTGAGGCTGCGGGCTAGCCTCCTGCCTgctcgcccgctccgccgcggaccgcctcacgagggggacgtcgtcttcctcatCGTCCTCCCTCGGCGCGACCCCGCTAGCTGCCGAGGGAGCGTCATCGTCGCTGAGGTCCCCTCCGACGCCcagcgaggagtcgtcggagtccgagcccTCAGCCCTGGTGGAGGCCTAGCCTTGGCCCCCCTTCCCCGAgtcggcagccggctccttgcccttgcGGGGCCTGGCCTGCGGGGGGGAGGGCTGCGTCGAGGGGTCCTCCAtgatcccccactcgtcgcagagtgggagatcccgggctcccgggtttgggatcccggcgtggagcggttgcgctccaagcgggggcagccggtaaggttcgtcctcgccagtgatgcccttcacccagaactgcacCTCCCTGGGGAGGAGGTTCGTGCGCTGCAACCgggtccggtcgccggccccggtgtacatccacgccggaTGTGAGCGCCGCTGTAGGGGAGCCACgtgcctcccgatgaagtggcgcgccacatccatgcccgtgagcccagcctcacggagcgccttgatcttcgcacagattggggccaactcctcgtccttctggtcgcggagcgtccagtcgtcagagcccttcgaaggcccgaggggctcctcgtggaactcctggagctcgtcggtgcgtacccagcaccagtcgcggcgccactCCTGCTCGATCTTgttcttccccagctcgatgaactccgacttgatCCTGTCACGGAATCAGAACACTACCCCcaaggacaggggagccttcttctccaccctcgggtagtagtagtggcggaatagcgccaccgacggcatcacccccacgaacacTTCACAGGGGTGTTGGAAAatagccaatgtgaagaacgacatAGGGTGAAGttgcgccatgatgagcccgtaggtctccatgatggctgaaaggaagtaggagtgcggcggcacgaacccggcaaggatgaacctcccgaagatccggaagtagtGCACGTCACGGTCCGCACCGACGGGGAGGacccgcgtcggcccgtgCTTGTTGTGCTTAGTGGCgagcgccaagaccagcttgtcgactccctcgccgttgtacccgggggagaaAAAAGCGAAGTTAGCCCGCATTTCGTCATCCTTCCGGGCTctgtccgacagctccttcttgccggccttttcgctcttttcccctttgctggtgctccccttgggacggttctggcccttggaagacattgGCGAAGGTGGAGAGGTTATTTGGTCGGAGTTGGGGcgcggggagcttgggaggaggcaatggcagaAGCGAGAAgcaatggggagtgcccgccgccggccttgggtatttatcggggctggcggactgcaacgggcacccccacgatcggcagtaaagagccctaaagaatcggagatcaagaggggggtgcgcgacgtggccttaactctctggtgattaagggggataaggcacgaaatcgtgcgtccgaccgtttcgctcggagaagtggaactataaatacggcccacaaggccgggtgccagggggTTCCCCtcttgggacccacgcgtcggatagggcgtagcccggcaaccgaccgaggacATCACTTACTGgaagcttcaaggctgccggcccacgcccggggtctactgtcgtaccagtggcccacggggtcccactgatacgggacgcgtgggtcgtcAGTGACGAAGCCCAGTCAGGAagacctcccgggaagcgatggatccgggaagcctgcctcgaggaaacgacccctagtgaagctaaatctaagggccgagtacaagatgccctcgggaaccccggtcccgggaagctgaaggaacacctcccggcaactagcaggtgcgctagccgggaaggtgcaccccggcaacccgcgctcgggcatgcaggcgggacccgcagaacagtgaagacaggacaagacggcggatgcagtgcatttaatgcaccgacaggagtcttatcagcaggagCAAGACTAGGCCGGCTACCCCGAGagccattttttctaccgtgtgcagtggaccgggcgctgcatggcgtccagcgcgGATCAACCAAAGTGTATCTCGTGTGgccgtgacacgcgtctaggaaacgtgtcacggtgcatgcattggcacatgtggtatccccttgtctataaaaggaggaccgatgccaccggtcaaagggttccaaccGAAATGATTAGGATATAGCACAgcgttcacctaagtagccaactcgggaactccccgggtcatctgtacgcactcaaacttgtgaatacaactcaaagcaggacgtagggtattacacctccgggtggcccgaacctgggtaaaactcgTGTGTCTACAcctcgtgtctatcgccacaccggcgatcgccggagcgatcacctcgccctccgccgaaccaaaaagggggtgtgctcggcatccccgatGCCGGAGATTGTGCTCCGACATTAGGGTTCTAAAAACTAACCTAAAAATGAAGTTGCATTTAAAAAGAACAACTACATTAGCTAAGGCATGCTTATATTAGCTTACTGCCAACTAAATTAAAAGAAGAAACTATAGTTTCTAGTGTCAACAACTAAATAATAATTCAAAGCAACTAAATTAGCTAAGATTAGAAAAGCGACTTCAGGTGTGAGGCTGAGCAAGTATATCGTCAAAGAAAAATGGCCAAAACAAATCTAGACATAGATAAACAACTAATTAGGTTAAGAAAAGGTTCTAAAGACAAACCTCAGTTTTCGGCAGCGAAGCTATCCACGGCGCAGGCAGCGCCTTGCCTTTCTAGTTTTCTACACATTGATACAGATACTCGATATATCTCCGAAAAAGTGTTTAGAAAATACCGTTTCCGTATCTCCGTATCCGTACCTCCATACTCATCTCCCCGTACCATGTAACATAGGTTCCACTAGAAGATTTACACACAACCGCGATTTAGTCAAGCTCCTGTTGCATCCACAGAGCCATATGCATGCTACTCCCCTCTCCCCCAGGTTACTTGGTCCGCAGCCATATACAACAAGGACACAACAAACAAATTACACCTTAATATAAAGTACCTGTGATAATAGAACTCAAGGTATAAAAGCATGCAAGAGTGTTTTAAGCAAAAAGCTTGACACagaaaacagaaacagaaCAATTATCCACATCAAACGCACGGAAGGCACCATCAAAATTAACCAAATGATAGTATCAGAGGAATGAAATGATCAATCTAAGTCACTATTTAATTTTAATAGATTTCATAGAGTAGGAAAATTTATCTGAATTCTCAATGCGACAACAACCTAATTTCGCAATGGCCTTGGCAGCCGACGTCTCTATCAGTCTTTGTCTAACACCATCTCTATTTGCATAAAGCCTTGTCTGCCAATGCAAGCATGACATAGTTACTCTGTATCCACACCAGCCTTTCCTGACCTTATAAACATGGGTATAAACATTGTCCATGCGACCAGAAAGCAATTCATACGAGAAAAATGACCAACACCGTTTACAGTTAAGGACCAATAAATCGTACAAAAATGGAATATAAGGTTCGTGTTGCTACTATCTGCATAAGCCGTACTGATCTTAAACACACACACAGGAAGGGGCACAGCCATATATTAGA contains:
- the LOC112269388 gene encoding brain acid soluble protein 1-like translates to MAQLHPMSFFTLAIFQHPCEVIKSEFIELGKNKIEQEWRRDWCWASTRAEGSDSDDSSLGVGGDLSDDDAPSAASGVAPREDDEEDDVPLVRRSAAERASRQEASPQPHGDAGVGASGGGDAAAAAAPTTPATPTAPPARSGPPARSILADRVLKLKPAGSSRKRGQTSASPAAPTKKPRPASGGGDQDAADAAVVTTPAAARDPRVPDSSSRGNGPAVVAGAVAAAPAPTEVQVIDLTGEVDDDAPTEVASVEALLQSATAPAGP